The Chiloscyllium punctatum isolate Juve2018m chromosome 30, sChiPun1.3, whole genome shotgun sequence genome includes a region encoding these proteins:
- the LOC140455084 gene encoding histone H2B type 1-L-like produces MPESAAAAKSAASRKAPKQSLNKVSKKLPKKRKKTRKQSYSTYVYRVLTQVHPSTRISSKAMNVMNSFVIDIFERIASEASHLIHYNKRQTISAREIQNAVRLMLPGELAKHAVSEGTKAVTKYTSSA; encoded by the coding sequence ATGCCTGAGTCGGCGGCTGCAGCAAAGAGCGCTGCGTCCCGAAAGGCACCGAAGCAGTCGCTTAACAAAGTCAGCAAGAAGCTGCCCAAGAAGCGAAAGAAGACTCGCAAACAGAGCTATTCGACCTATGTGTACCGGGTGCTGACCCAGGTCCATCCTTCTACAAGAATTTCGTCGAAGGCCATGAATGTCATGAACTCGTTCGTCATCGACATCTTTGAGCGCATCGCCTCCGAGGCTTCGCACCTGATTCACTACAACAAGCGCCAGACCATATCGGCCAGAGAAATTCAGAACGCCGTCCGCCTTATGTTACCGGGCGAGCTAGCCAAGCACGCTGTGTCTGAAGGCACAAAAGCGGTCACCAAATACACCAGTTCCGCTTAG